The genomic region CTGAGgtattgatatgcagacattagggaaaaagcaggACTTCTTCTATGACCacatccaaaagcaaagcattttAATTCATGTCTGAATTATCGAAAAGGCTGCTCactccataaaaatgttgctagcagtaattttgttatgggtttgacaaatCCTTGGTTTTAATTGTAAACATTACTACATTTATCATAAgacttgagggtaacctgcatggagtggcacttactaccataagaaacttgctgtgcAGGCTGTATGGACTATTTAACATAAAAACATGTTACCTTACTgtatcagaccgagggtccatcaagtccagcatcctgtttccaacagcagccaagtactggcaagtactcaaaaaattaaatggatcccatgctactggtaaTAAAAAAGTGGCAATTCCCCaagtaaacatgattaatagcagtttatggacttctccccctggaacttatccaaaccttttttacacccagctacattgacttccttaaccacatcttctggcaaagaattccagagtttaattgtgcgttgagtgaaaacgttttctctgatttattctaaatatgcaacttgctaacttcatggagtgccccctagtctttctactatccgaaagagtaaataaccgattcacatctacccgttctagacctctcatgattttaaacacctctatcatatcccccctcaggcgtctcttccccaagctgaacagccctaacctcttcagcctttcctcataggggagcagttccatcccctttatcattttggttgcccttctctgtaccttctccatcgcaactatatcttttttgagatgtggtgaccagaattgcacacagttttcaaggtgcagcttcaccatgaagtgataagagaggcattatgagattctcttattttattcaccattatctTGCTAATTtttcatagaaatgacagcagaaaaggaccaaatggtccatccagccttgccAGCAAGCTTAAaatagtaactgctactctgtgcaggatACGCCCATATTTCTCTTACGTTAGTAcctgtcgctctgtgcagttatccccaagccttatgatatccataaaaatttcagatagtaacattttttactggagaatgagctttcttgaaaattcagacaatgctattTAATGAACTTTGCTtgtggacttggccatagaagcagtcctgtgctttctcccttatgtctgcgtatcagtaccccagaccataaaagtcggggcccgcttggttgttgtctgcatccagttcctctcttccccctgctGTCTAAGTGTGCtccactagcaagttacccccctgcactcCAGTCTTCATTTCCGACCTCTAGCCCTTTAAGTGAGGAGCAACGTTGCATTAAAAGTATCcaggtttatttggttaagggtagtaatctccatgtcttctgttaagggcagtaattgctgCACCAGCACGTTACCCCCTGCATGCTTTTCTCATTCCCGTCCTCTACCcattagagatccacagtgtttatcccatacccctttgaattctttgactctgtcttcagcacctcttccagaaggccattccaggcatccaccaccgactccatgaagaaatatttcctgacattggttctgaggtcCGTCCCCCCCCCGGATTTTCATTTCATGACACCTATTTTCTTTCCAAGGGAAAAGATTCGacgttcgtgcatcattaaaacctttcagctatctgaaggtctgtatcctatctcccctgcacctcctctcctccaggatgtgcatattcagatccttcagcctctcctcataagtcatttgatggagagcccccaccattttggtcgcccttctctggatcgcctccatcctgtctctatcctttttgagatacaaactccagaactgaacacagtcctccaggtgaggcctcacaaggacctatacaaggcattatcacttcctttttcttcctggttattcctctctctttgcagcccagctttcttctggctttagctatcttcatgtcacattgtttcaccatcttcagatctctagacaccatcaccccaaggtccctctcttgagATAATAGtgaacatcagtctttcaccccccgcccccatcacatacagttcttttgggtACTGCCCCCCAGATGCAGGATTCTgtgcttcttggcattgaatcccagctaccaaatcttcAACCGCTCTTCAAGCATTCCTAGCATTCTGGGGTTTTTTCGACCGCCACAGCACACCcaagccaatgatttcaatgtattatccatttccatgcctagatctgtttccaGAGTGGAAAATCCTAGTGTGgcacctaacatcgtgtaattatagcatgggttatttttccctatatgcatcaccttgcacttatccacattaaatttcatctgccatttggctgcccaattttccagtctctcaaactCCTCctgaatttatcacaatccgcttgagatttaactgctttgcataattttgtgtcatccgcaattttgatcacctcactcattagacccctttccagatcatttataaataaattaaaaagcatcggtcctagtacagatcccactgtttaccttttaccactgtgaaaattgactatttattcctactctctgtttcctgtcttttaaccaatttgtaatccacaaaacatcgcctcctatttcatgactttttagtttccttagaagcctctcatgagggactttgtcaaacgccttctgaaaatccaaatacaccacatctaccggttctctatccacatgtttattaaccccttcaaaaaaaaaaaatagcactttTGCAGTAGCCCCAGAGGCTGCTAGGGTCCCACACAATGCCAtttattacactttttttttcagttcagtagATTTGTTCCTTTCCTATTTAGTAAATGAAATGTATCATGGCCAAAATTATTTGTGCTTCTCTGTGTATAAACTAGACTTGTATGTGTGGTGGACTGAGGAGGAGGGTGCAGTTGGGTCTCATGGAATTGCTTATATCTCCTGGTTCTCCCTCATTTCTAATGCATTTATACCGTTACCAGCTCTAACCCGTCTCCCGTTTTATCTTCCTCTGACCCCCTGCCTGCTTCCTATAGCTGAGGTTTAATCAGAGATTGTTAGTCATGCTATACTCATTCACTCGGACTCTGGGATTTCTTTTGGGTTGAGGAGAGAATTAGTCACCTTAGTGTACAATTTGCTGATTGATGGTGGCTGAGTATTCTGTTGATGTCATATTTGGGATGGAAGTAGAAGATTTGACCTGCCTCTCTGATTGATGGGTTTCTCAAGTAGATTTGGCAGGAAAATTAGTATGTTAAAATACTGGACTCTAGTTTTATGATATGAAATAAGGTGACATTAGCTGTCAGTTCTGAAATGATATTGTCATTCAGTATCATAGCAAGTTAGAAATGTAATTTGTATGACACTATTTCTAGTTTTGCAGTGTGTTACATGAGAGGCTTATAATTGTATGAAGCATGAATcacagataaatatatatatatttttttctttttttgtaggcATGGTGTGAATATGCGTTGCTTGGCAGCCCGGGTCAACTATAAGACTTTAATTATTATCTGTGCTCTCTTTACTCTGGTGACCATCCTGCTGTGGAACAAGTGCTCCAGTGACAGAGCCATTCATTTTCCTTATGACCTCAACAACGGCTTCCGAGTAGATGGGATTGAGAAACGAGCAGCTGCATCTGAAAGCAACAATTATGGGTTGAATATAGTGGCCAAGCAGCAGTCAGAGGAGGCATCGCCACAGGAGCAACAGAGAGCACCCCCTGTGGTCAGAGTGTTGAATGGCAATGGGAATAAGTATGAGGACATTGACTGCTTGATCAATGAGGAGCAAACTGTTaaaggcaggagggaaggcaaTGAAGTCTACCTGCCATTCTCCTGGATAGAGAAGTACTTTGAAGTGTACGGAAAAATAGCACAGTACGATGGCTATGACAGATTTGAGTTCTCTCATAGCTACTCCAAAGTCTACACCCAGAGAGCGCCTTATCATCCAGACGGTGTCTTCATGTCCTTTGAAGGATACAATGTGGAGGTCAGAGACCGCGTCAAGTGCATAAGTGGCGTAGAAGGTTAGTCCTATTTTAATGGTGGTACTAGATGGATTGATGGTGGCGTTTAAAAAGAAATGGCTTTCTGTCTCATTACAAATGGGGACATCTCATTTCCGAAATAAAGTAGGAGAGATTTGTCCTCTAAGCagcctttttctgttttcttccaaCAAAGATAGAGAGGGGCGGCTCTGAAAGGGTAAGAAGAAACCGAAAAAGACAATTGGCCCATCCTAACCCCCCACAGGCCGACGCAGTCCTGGAGCCAGACTTAGGGGGCTAGACTTGTATAATTTTACACTAATTGTTCCCCCCAAGCCACCAGCTACCTGCATTGTGTATGTTGTAGGGAGGAACTCTCTGCAGTTTTCTCCTGGAGAACCAGCGAGTGTGCAGCCAGAAACATGAGATGATTAGAATACAGCTGAGCAGTTTAAACTAAAATGCTTctcatttttaaaaagattttcttAGACTATAATGAATCACCTGATACAGGGATGCCAGTTTCATTCCCAGTCGCACAATGTGTTTCCTTTCGGTATAAACTCCTCGAAATGAAAGTATTGTGCTGTTTACTTTTATATCTAAAATAATTACTTTTTAAAGGCAACAAGATGAggactgaaaaataaaacagtttcAGTTTACACTGAATTGAGGTGTAATGTTTGTTAGTAAATGAAATCCTTCTCTCCATATGGCCCGAATAATCCCGTTTCATGTTTTGAAGCTTGTGCTGAAGGGTATTCAGTGCTCGTCAGGTTCTGCCTCGTTGGTCTTGGCAGGGCAGAACTGCACTGCGGAACAAAATGCCCACCACCAAGCCTTctattgcttcactgccttctgAAACCCTTTCCCACACTCTAGCTCCTTTTCCACTGCCTCTCAAACTCCCTCCAGTTCTCCAGGTCATTCACACCCTCACTCCTACCTTTCCCAGCTCATCTAATACTCGCCCAATTGCTAAGATCCTACTGACTGCCCCAAATGACTGCTCAGTCTGTGTCCCTGCTCTGCTCCCCCCTTCACTCTATCTCAGATTCCCTGCTCATCCCCAGTCTCCCACCACCCAGTATCTGAGTCCTTAGTCCCCAGCTGACCGCCCTGCTCTCCCACCATCCCAGTCCATCCATTCTTCCCCTGCTTTCCCGGTCTCCCTTCTAAAAATGATCTCCTCACAAATCCCCACATCCTTCTACTATTAGTACAACAGCTCTTTCTTCCAGCTCGCGGTATTACAACTACGGGGCTCTGTCTTTACAGCTTGAACTGCTGATGATTGAATTCTGTGGGGTTGCTCTGCAGTTCAGTGTAGCTGATGTTTTATTCGCAGGGTGGAAGAGGCGCAGACTGGCAAGATTGGGGCGGGGAAG from Rhinatrema bivittatum chromosome 13, aRhiBiv1.1, whole genome shotgun sequence harbors:
- the GLCE gene encoding D-glucuronyl C5-epimerase isoform X2; translated protein: MRCLAARVNYKTLIIICALFTLVTILLWNKCSSDRAIHFPYDLNNGFRVDGIEKRAAASESNNYGLNIVAKQQSEEASPQEQQRAPPVVRVLNGNGNKYEDIDCLINEEQTVKGRREGNEVYLPFSWIEKYFEVYGKIAQYDGYDRFEFSHSYSKVYTQRAPYHPDGVFMSFEGYNVEVRDRVKCISGVEGVPLSTQWGPQGYFYPIQIAQYGLSHYSKNLTEKPPHVEVYETADDSGPKDWSVPKGSSVTSFFEQSRSSNVKQFLVPGFNSFHMYPT